A region from the Halosolutus gelatinilyticus genome encodes:
- a CDS encoding RNA-protein complex protein Nop10 produces MKSDIRVCSAWPEAHDRPVYTLFARCPDCGADAENSAPAPIDPDDPYGEYRRSLKRRRR; encoded by the coding sequence ATGAAGTCCGACATCCGGGTCTGTTCTGCGTGGCCCGAGGCCCACGATCGCCCGGTGTATACGCTTTTTGCTCGCTGTCCCGACTGCGGCGCCGACGCCGAAAACAGCGCGCCGGCGCCGATCGATCCCGACGACCCGTACGGCGAGTACCGACGGTCTCTTAAACGTCGCCGCCGCTGA
- a CDS encoding translation initiation factor IF-2 subunit alpha: MKYSGWPDPGELVVGKIDEIEDFGVFVDLEEYRDKRGLIHISEVASGWIKNVRDHVREGQIVVCKVLDVDEGSQQIDLSLKDVNDHQRSDKIQEWKNEQKADNWMELAFGEEIDDEEYTAIANELIGAHGSLYDGFKQAAIHGEEALDETDLDDDEIDALVETARENVSVPYVNVTGYIDIENPSPSGVDGIREALQAAEGNGEVPEEVDLEVSYVGAPEYRITVQAPNYKTAESQLESSAERAIAAIESHGGEGEYHRERRTDDE, from the coding sequence ATGAAGTACAGCGGCTGGCCCGATCCCGGCGAACTCGTCGTCGGGAAGATCGACGAGATCGAGGACTTCGGCGTCTTCGTCGATCTCGAGGAGTACCGGGACAAGCGCGGCCTGATCCACATCTCCGAGGTCGCAAGCGGCTGGATCAAGAACGTCCGCGACCACGTCCGCGAGGGCCAGATCGTCGTCTGCAAGGTCCTCGACGTCGACGAAGGGTCCCAGCAGATCGACCTCTCGCTGAAGGACGTTAACGATCACCAGCGCTCCGACAAGATCCAGGAGTGGAAAAACGAGCAGAAGGCCGACAACTGGATGGAACTCGCCTTCGGCGAGGAGATCGACGACGAGGAGTACACGGCGATCGCCAACGAACTGATCGGCGCCCACGGCAGCCTCTACGACGGGTTCAAGCAGGCGGCGATCCACGGCGAGGAAGCCCTCGACGAGACCGACCTCGACGACGACGAGATCGACGCGCTCGTCGAAACCGCCCGCGAGAACGTCTCGGTGCCGTACGTCAACGTCACCGGCTACATCGACATCGAGAATCCCTCGCCCAGCGGCGTCGACGGCATCCGGGAGGCGCTCCAGGCGGCCGAAGGGAACGGCGAAGTTCCCGAGGAGGTCGACCTCGAAGTCAGCTACGTCGGCGCGCCGGAGTACCGCATCACGGTCCAGGCACCCAACTACAAGACCGCCGAATCCCAGCTCGAGTCGTCCGCCGAGCGCGCGATCGCCGCGATCGAATCCCACGGCGGCGAGGGCGAGTACCATCGGGAGCGCCGAACCGACGACGAGTAA
- a CDS encoding 30S ribosomal protein S27e, which yields MAGNFYSVRCSDCENEQIVFGKAATEVSCAVCGTTLARPTGGKAEIDHEIVETVESR from the coding sequence ATGGCAGGAAACTTCTACAGCGTCCGGTGCAGTGACTGCGAGAACGAACAGATCGTCTTCGGCAAGGCCGCCACCGAGGTCTCGTGTGCCGTCTGCGGCACGACGCTGGCCCGACCGACCGGCGGCAAAGCCGAGATCGACCACGAGATCGTCGAGACAGTCGAGTCACGATGA
- a CDS encoding 50S ribosomal protein L44e: MQMPRRFNTYCPHCNEHHEVEVEKVRTGRSTGMKKVADRQRRRQTSTIGNSGKFSKVPSGEKPTKKADLKYRCAECGKAHLREGWRVGRLEFQE, translated from the coding sequence ATGCAGATGCCACGCCGGTTCAATACCTACTGTCCGCACTGTAACGAACACCACGAAGTCGAAGTTGAGAAGGTCCGTACCGGACGGTCGACCGGGATGAAGAAGGTCGCCGACCGACAGCGACGCCGCCAGACGAGCACGATCGGTAATTCGGGGAAGTTCTCGAAGGTACCCAGCGGCGAGAAGCCCACGAAGAAGGCTGACCTCAAGTACCGCTGCGCCGAGTGCGGTAAGGCCCACCTCCGCGAGGGATGGCGCGTCGGCCGGCTCGAGTTCCAGGAGTGA
- a CDS encoding HAH_0734 family protein yields the protein MKRLIIHGDPGIRKGAIIDYDGEEVICFGINRNGEYHGPKEVQLWCTVGTEDEFEDFEKRNYMPHFLDVDRVDADAVEVVRPRGDLAI from the coding sequence ATGAAGCGGCTCATCATCCACGGGGACCCCGGAATCCGGAAGGGCGCGATCATCGACTACGACGGGGAGGAGGTGATCTGTTTCGGCATCAACCGAAACGGCGAGTACCACGGCCCCAAGGAGGTCCAGCTCTGGTGTACCGTCGGCACCGAAGACGAGTTCGAGGACTTCGAGAAGCGCAACTACATGCCCCACTTCCTCGACGTCGATCGCGTCGACGCGGACGCGGTCGAGGTCGTTCGGCCGCGGGGCGACCTCGCGATCTGA